A portion of the Manihot esculenta cultivar AM560-2 chromosome 2, M.esculenta_v8, whole genome shotgun sequence genome contains these proteins:
- the LOC110609462 gene encoding uncharacterized protein LOC110609462 isoform X2, producing MASCKTYGQKPLVNDRGLSLGSMHGVVGLKFSSLINSDLTWKKAAKGNRTSSRRARNSVSRSWNSGEDLIKMDSNTVDMSFSESEKLGVSVLGCRFSENADHVPIKKRKLKFKSPSLSFIAPSQHLEENERLLRSQPGVVDYAASASDLGQTVDIELDDKEKNLEKENKQLNEMEDFSGIFILAAAACRDSFGEVNEEGSEVEVSYVREGSLMKNQLHPLPERNFKDDLSSAKVSSQETGFSISMVHSEKLPSSLRMYEASTDDILQANNVQNKSMGDCSMAVVKDHLTKNFEETDGVCGFSSQDDRSFWDLNTSMDAWSCPVDDQCAESNSLDGIIEDVKGDNCSNIIGSSESGSMTRGIGGIRCHTEMELPPADPGGMVHEEKFVDGISCCGEKLSSSVSVDSVTVSVDRNKSASAQCLTFSPTSNSKCLSAHQIAELNSSEHNPQPSKTIPSLSTSISKAICDAGSSDGTSVKNEGGCGSIACETVSSGLQVEEVDLAPSVTSSVNTICKTDVLNEDSKCAKENSLSQFNDVEFLPSSCIDVEIQTLNGNVFEHDETDKIEYKEVEELVTKSSEMSTALSHIPSDAYQKSSKDIVNSFDNMAVEEPSDNGYNSESSHDAHACMKASRCEVDYDSQYEDGEVRESMEHTWQEHNGEHIEATQPDYSSDNENSGSAAEKIMTNTHRMDFKSCLSKLRGKDVINVVKTGCNNYSKFSIGDKEITDDRTYTRKEDSRIRARNDNVWKNDHTDGAVGPDAVDQTRVAESRKFRREFCSHIEERAFSDIHFRRDRGRYGQDPHARSRGDDRSTDPRASSRGLKHHRSTEYRVPASFHHRGRTKGLHHRVTRSRSPDARDEVLGRHQHIRSSRNLSPGWHVTLGKGTSMRYGLQVEARGPRRRYHRSEVDECCHSSIAHRHPFAKRERSFSPVKRRDPQVPQSHSKSSSRSRSQSSSSMNPCIRSRSKSPNFGSAVRMQRVRSSDRRPGLSVDHMRGFRTARRDHCSPHRNTRWAVDGKDSVFHFREQSYNTHSSLGRRSMGKFAQQDDRFVFADSSRSFRSVHPRRFMEMSGPGGRSLRYEESDDDRGKRRYRSGLAHSAKQNDMEGPVKRFRYNVADSYVSRYRNAPDFFGKDTPKCHGRIIDSQIGDIPGKFKEDRVPFTYQREAKYDVDSKSSGVQEGEDEMA from the exons ATGGCTTCCTGCAAAACTTATGGTCAGAAGCCTTTGGTTAATGATAGAGGATTATCATTGGGTAGTATGCATGGTGTTGTAGGTTTGAAATTCTCTAGCCTTATCAACTCTGATTTGACTTGGAAGAAggctgcaaaaggcaacaggaCTTCGTCAAGGCGAGCTAGGAACTCGGTTTCTAGAAGCTGGAATTCTGGTGAGGATCTGATAAAAATGGATTCCAACACTGTGGACATGTCATTTTCAGAATCTGAGAAG CTTGGAGTAAGTGTTCTTGGGTGCCGCTTCAGTGAGAATGCAGACCATGTGCCtataaagaaaaggaaattaaaGTTCAAATCACCTTCTCTGTCATTTATAGCCCCATCTCAGCATCTGGAGGAAAATGAAAGGCTTCTAAGAAGTCAACCTGGAGTAGTTGATTATGCTGCTtctgcaagtgatttgggcCAAACTGTTGATATTGAGCTTGATGACAAGGAGAAGAActtagagaaggaaaataagCAACTGAATGAAATGGAAGACTTCTCAGGCATCTTCATACTTGCAGCTGCTGCTTGCCGTGATAGTTTTGGAGAAGTTAATGAGGAGGGTTCTGAAGTTGAAGTATCTTATGTGCGTGAAGGTTCCTTGATGAAAAATCAACTGCATCCTCTGCCAGAGAGGAATTTTAAAGATGACCTTAGTTCTGCCAAAGTTTCAAGTCAAGAAACTGGTTTCTCTATTTCTATGGTACATTCAGAAAAGTTACCTTCCTCATTAAGAATGTACGAAGCTTCTACAGATGATATCTTGCAGGCAAATAATGTTCAAAATAAGTCTATGGGGGACTGTTCTATGGCAGTAGTAAAGGATCACTTAACCAAGAACTTTGAGGAGACAGATGGTGTGTGTGGGTTTTCTTCACAAGATGATCGTTCATTTTGGGATTTGAATACTTCAATGGATGCATGGTCATGCCCTGTTGATGATCAATGTGCAGAATCTAATAGTTTAGATGGCATCATTGAAGATGTGAAGGGTGATAACTGTAGTAACATCATCGGGAGCTCAGAAAGTGGGAGCATGACAAGGGGAATTGGAGGTATTAGATGTCATACTGAGATGGAATTGCCACCAGCTGATCCTGGAGGGATGGTTCATGAGGAAAAGTTTGTTGATGGGATTAGTTGCTGTGGAGAGAAATTGTCCTCTTCTGTTTCAGTTGATAGTGTTACTGTATCTGTTGACAGGAATAAAAGTGCTTCAGCCCAATGTTTAACGTTCAGCCCTACTAGTAACAGCAAATGCTTATCTGCACATCAAATTGCAGAGTTGAATTCAAGTGAACATAACCCCCAACCCTCTAAGACCATCCCATCTCTGAGCACTTCTATTTCCAAGGCAATTTGTGATGCAGGTTCCTCTGATGGTACTTCTGTAAAGAATGAAGGTGGTTGTGGGTCTATTGCATGTGAAACTGTTTCCTCTGGTTTGCAGGTTGAGGAGGTGGACCTTGCTCCTTCTGTTACTTCTTCTGTTAATACCATCTGCAAGACTGATGTTTTAAATGAAGATTCTAAGTGTGCCAAAGAGAATTCTCTTTCTCAATTCAATGATgttgaatttctcccatcttctTGTATAGATGTTGAGATCCAGACCTTAAATGGCAATGTTTTTGAACATGATGAAACTGATAAGATAGAGTATAAGGAAGTTGAGGAACTTGTTACAAAGTCTTCAGAAATGTCTACAGCATTGTCACACATTCCCTCTGATGCATATCAAAAAAGCTCAAAGGATATTGTAAATAGTTTTGATAATATGGCTGTAGAAGAACCTTCCGACAATGGTTATAATTCTGAGTCTTCTCATGACGCTCATGCTTGCATGAAAGCAAGTAGGTGTGAGGTGGACTATGATTCTCAGTATGAAGATGGAGAAGTGAGGGAATCTATGGAGCATACTTGGCAAGAACATAATGGTGAGCATATAGAAGCCACACAACCAGATTATAGTTCTGACAATGAGAATTCGGGTTCTGCTGCTGAAAAAATCATGACAAATACACATCGAATGGATTTCAAATCTTGTTTGAGTAAGTTGAGAGGAAAAGATGTGATCAATGTGGTTAAAACGGGTTGTAACAATTACAGCAAATTTAGTATTGGTGACAAGGAGATTACAGATGACAGGACTTATACCAGGAAGGAGGATAGCAGGATTCGGGCTAGAAATGATAATGTCTGGAAAAATGATCACACTGATGGTGCAGTTGGACCAGATGCTGTTGATCAGACTAGGGTGGCAGAGTCAAGAAAATTCAGAAGGGAGTTTTGTTCTCACATAGAGGAGCGAGCATTCAGTGACATACACTTTAGAAGGGACAG GGGTAGATATGGTCAGGATCCTCATGCGAGAAGTCGAGGAGATGATCGTTCGACTGATCCTCGAGCCAGCAGTAGGGGCTTAAAGCACCACCGTTCAACTGAGTACCGCGTTCCTGCCTCTTTCCATCACCGTGGGCGAACAAAAGGCTTGCATCATCGTGTCACAAGAAGCAGGTCACCAGATGCTAGAGATGAGGTTCTTGGTAGGCATCAGCATATTAGATCGTCTAGGAACCTTAGTCCTGGTTGGCATGTAACTCTTGGAAAGGGCACGTCTATGAGATATGGTCTGCAAGTTGAAGCCAGAGGCCCCAGGCGTAGGTACCATCGTTCTGAAGTTGATGAGTGCTGCCATTCTTCCATTGCACATAGACATCCTTTTGCCAAGAGAGAGAGAAGTTTTTCTCCAGTTAAAAGAAGGGATCCTCAAGTACCTCAATCTCACTCAAAATCTTCTTCAAGATCTAGAAGTCAATCTTCGAGCTCCATGAATCCATGCATTAGATCCAGAAGTAAATCCCCCAATTTTGGATCTGCTGTCAGAATGCAAAGGGTGAGATCATCTGATCGGAGGCCTGGTCTGTCAGTTGATCATATGAGAGGATTTAGAACAGCAAGAAGAGATCATTGTTCCCCACATCGGAATACCAGATGGGCTGTTGATGGGAAGGATAGTGTTTTTCATTTTAGGGAGCAGAGTTATAATACACATTCTTCATTAGGCCGGAGATCAATGGGAAAATTTGCCCAACAGGATGACAGGTTTGTTTTTGCTGACTCGTCACGAAGCTTCAGGTCTGTGCACCCAAGAAGATTCATGGAGATGAGTGGACCTGGTGGAAGAAGTTTAAGGTATGAAGAGAGTGATGATGATAGGGGCAAGCGTCGTTATAGATCTGGGCTAGCTCATTCTGCAAAGCAAAATGACATGGAGGGACCAGTGAAGCGCTTCCGTTATAATGTCGCAGACAGTTATGTCTCTCGTTATAGGAACGCTCCAGATTTCTTTGGCAAAGATACTCCCAAGTGCCATGGCAGGATCATCGATAGCCAAATTGGTGATATACCAGGGAAGTTCAAGGAAGATAGAGTGCCATTTACATATCAAAGAGAAGCGAAGTATGATGTTGATTCCAAGTCATCTGGGGTGCAAGAAGGTGAGGATGAGATGGCTTGA
- the LOC110609462 gene encoding uncharacterized protein LOC110609462 isoform X1: protein MLVITMSGMLGFAITFRILFTSNSLLLLHCRVSLYHWNNWKSRAMASCKTYGQKPLVNDRGLSLGSMHGVVGLKFSSLINSDLTWKKAAKGNRTSSRRARNSVSRSWNSGEDLIKMDSNTVDMSFSESEKLGVSVLGCRFSENADHVPIKKRKLKFKSPSLSFIAPSQHLEENERLLRSQPGVVDYAASASDLGQTVDIELDDKEKNLEKENKQLNEMEDFSGIFILAAAACRDSFGEVNEEGSEVEVSYVREGSLMKNQLHPLPERNFKDDLSSAKVSSQETGFSISMVHSEKLPSSLRMYEASTDDILQANNVQNKSMGDCSMAVVKDHLTKNFEETDGVCGFSSQDDRSFWDLNTSMDAWSCPVDDQCAESNSLDGIIEDVKGDNCSNIIGSSESGSMTRGIGGIRCHTEMELPPADPGGMVHEEKFVDGISCCGEKLSSSVSVDSVTVSVDRNKSASAQCLTFSPTSNSKCLSAHQIAELNSSEHNPQPSKTIPSLSTSISKAICDAGSSDGTSVKNEGGCGSIACETVSSGLQVEEVDLAPSVTSSVNTICKTDVLNEDSKCAKENSLSQFNDVEFLPSSCIDVEIQTLNGNVFEHDETDKIEYKEVEELVTKSSEMSTALSHIPSDAYQKSSKDIVNSFDNMAVEEPSDNGYNSESSHDAHACMKASRCEVDYDSQYEDGEVRESMEHTWQEHNGEHIEATQPDYSSDNENSGSAAEKIMTNTHRMDFKSCLSKLRGKDVINVVKTGCNNYSKFSIGDKEITDDRTYTRKEDSRIRARNDNVWKNDHTDGAVGPDAVDQTRVAESRKFRREFCSHIEERAFSDIHFRRDRGRYGQDPHARSRGDDRSTDPRASSRGLKHHRSTEYRVPASFHHRGRTKGLHHRVTRSRSPDARDEVLGRHQHIRSSRNLSPGWHVTLGKGTSMRYGLQVEARGPRRRYHRSEVDECCHSSIAHRHPFAKRERSFSPVKRRDPQVPQSHSKSSSRSRSQSSSSMNPCIRSRSKSPNFGSAVRMQRVRSSDRRPGLSVDHMRGFRTARRDHCSPHRNTRWAVDGKDSVFHFREQSYNTHSSLGRRSMGKFAQQDDRFVFADSSRSFRSVHPRRFMEMSGPGGRSLRYEESDDDRGKRRYRSGLAHSAKQNDMEGPVKRFRYNVADSYVSRYRNAPDFFGKDTPKCHGRIIDSQIGDIPGKFKEDRVPFTYQREAKYDVDSKSSGVQEGEDEMA, encoded by the exons ATGCTTGTTATAACCATGTCAGGGATGCTGGGTTTTGCAATTACTTTTAGGATTTTGTTCACTAGTAATTCGCTTCTTCTCTTGCATTGCAGGGTGAGCCTCTACCATTGGAATAATTGGAAATCTAGAGCAATGGCTTCCTGCAAAACTTATGGTCAGAAGCCTTTGGTTAATGATAGAGGATTATCATTGGGTAGTATGCATGGTGTTGTAGGTTTGAAATTCTCTAGCCTTATCAACTCTGATTTGACTTGGAAGAAggctgcaaaaggcaacaggaCTTCGTCAAGGCGAGCTAGGAACTCGGTTTCTAGAAGCTGGAATTCTGGTGAGGATCTGATAAAAATGGATTCCAACACTGTGGACATGTCATTTTCAGAATCTGAGAAG CTTGGAGTAAGTGTTCTTGGGTGCCGCTTCAGTGAGAATGCAGACCATGTGCCtataaagaaaaggaaattaaaGTTCAAATCACCTTCTCTGTCATTTATAGCCCCATCTCAGCATCTGGAGGAAAATGAAAGGCTTCTAAGAAGTCAACCTGGAGTAGTTGATTATGCTGCTtctgcaagtgatttgggcCAAACTGTTGATATTGAGCTTGATGACAAGGAGAAGAActtagagaaggaaaataagCAACTGAATGAAATGGAAGACTTCTCAGGCATCTTCATACTTGCAGCTGCTGCTTGCCGTGATAGTTTTGGAGAAGTTAATGAGGAGGGTTCTGAAGTTGAAGTATCTTATGTGCGTGAAGGTTCCTTGATGAAAAATCAACTGCATCCTCTGCCAGAGAGGAATTTTAAAGATGACCTTAGTTCTGCCAAAGTTTCAAGTCAAGAAACTGGTTTCTCTATTTCTATGGTACATTCAGAAAAGTTACCTTCCTCATTAAGAATGTACGAAGCTTCTACAGATGATATCTTGCAGGCAAATAATGTTCAAAATAAGTCTATGGGGGACTGTTCTATGGCAGTAGTAAAGGATCACTTAACCAAGAACTTTGAGGAGACAGATGGTGTGTGTGGGTTTTCTTCACAAGATGATCGTTCATTTTGGGATTTGAATACTTCAATGGATGCATGGTCATGCCCTGTTGATGATCAATGTGCAGAATCTAATAGTTTAGATGGCATCATTGAAGATGTGAAGGGTGATAACTGTAGTAACATCATCGGGAGCTCAGAAAGTGGGAGCATGACAAGGGGAATTGGAGGTATTAGATGTCATACTGAGATGGAATTGCCACCAGCTGATCCTGGAGGGATGGTTCATGAGGAAAAGTTTGTTGATGGGATTAGTTGCTGTGGAGAGAAATTGTCCTCTTCTGTTTCAGTTGATAGTGTTACTGTATCTGTTGACAGGAATAAAAGTGCTTCAGCCCAATGTTTAACGTTCAGCCCTACTAGTAACAGCAAATGCTTATCTGCACATCAAATTGCAGAGTTGAATTCAAGTGAACATAACCCCCAACCCTCTAAGACCATCCCATCTCTGAGCACTTCTATTTCCAAGGCAATTTGTGATGCAGGTTCCTCTGATGGTACTTCTGTAAAGAATGAAGGTGGTTGTGGGTCTATTGCATGTGAAACTGTTTCCTCTGGTTTGCAGGTTGAGGAGGTGGACCTTGCTCCTTCTGTTACTTCTTCTGTTAATACCATCTGCAAGACTGATGTTTTAAATGAAGATTCTAAGTGTGCCAAAGAGAATTCTCTTTCTCAATTCAATGATgttgaatttctcccatcttctTGTATAGATGTTGAGATCCAGACCTTAAATGGCAATGTTTTTGAACATGATGAAACTGATAAGATAGAGTATAAGGAAGTTGAGGAACTTGTTACAAAGTCTTCAGAAATGTCTACAGCATTGTCACACATTCCCTCTGATGCATATCAAAAAAGCTCAAAGGATATTGTAAATAGTTTTGATAATATGGCTGTAGAAGAACCTTCCGACAATGGTTATAATTCTGAGTCTTCTCATGACGCTCATGCTTGCATGAAAGCAAGTAGGTGTGAGGTGGACTATGATTCTCAGTATGAAGATGGAGAAGTGAGGGAATCTATGGAGCATACTTGGCAAGAACATAATGGTGAGCATATAGAAGCCACACAACCAGATTATAGTTCTGACAATGAGAATTCGGGTTCTGCTGCTGAAAAAATCATGACAAATACACATCGAATGGATTTCAAATCTTGTTTGAGTAAGTTGAGAGGAAAAGATGTGATCAATGTGGTTAAAACGGGTTGTAACAATTACAGCAAATTTAGTATTGGTGACAAGGAGATTACAGATGACAGGACTTATACCAGGAAGGAGGATAGCAGGATTCGGGCTAGAAATGATAATGTCTGGAAAAATGATCACACTGATGGTGCAGTTGGACCAGATGCTGTTGATCAGACTAGGGTGGCAGAGTCAAGAAAATTCAGAAGGGAGTTTTGTTCTCACATAGAGGAGCGAGCATTCAGTGACATACACTTTAGAAGGGACAG GGGTAGATATGGTCAGGATCCTCATGCGAGAAGTCGAGGAGATGATCGTTCGACTGATCCTCGAGCCAGCAGTAGGGGCTTAAAGCACCACCGTTCAACTGAGTACCGCGTTCCTGCCTCTTTCCATCACCGTGGGCGAACAAAAGGCTTGCATCATCGTGTCACAAGAAGCAGGTCACCAGATGCTAGAGATGAGGTTCTTGGTAGGCATCAGCATATTAGATCGTCTAGGAACCTTAGTCCTGGTTGGCATGTAACTCTTGGAAAGGGCACGTCTATGAGATATGGTCTGCAAGTTGAAGCCAGAGGCCCCAGGCGTAGGTACCATCGTTCTGAAGTTGATGAGTGCTGCCATTCTTCCATTGCACATAGACATCCTTTTGCCAAGAGAGAGAGAAGTTTTTCTCCAGTTAAAAGAAGGGATCCTCAAGTACCTCAATCTCACTCAAAATCTTCTTCAAGATCTAGAAGTCAATCTTCGAGCTCCATGAATCCATGCATTAGATCCAGAAGTAAATCCCCCAATTTTGGATCTGCTGTCAGAATGCAAAGGGTGAGATCATCTGATCGGAGGCCTGGTCTGTCAGTTGATCATATGAGAGGATTTAGAACAGCAAGAAGAGATCATTGTTCCCCACATCGGAATACCAGATGGGCTGTTGATGGGAAGGATAGTGTTTTTCATTTTAGGGAGCAGAGTTATAATACACATTCTTCATTAGGCCGGAGATCAATGGGAAAATTTGCCCAACAGGATGACAGGTTTGTTTTTGCTGACTCGTCACGAAGCTTCAGGTCTGTGCACCCAAGAAGATTCATGGAGATGAGTGGACCTGGTGGAAGAAGTTTAAGGTATGAAGAGAGTGATGATGATAGGGGCAAGCGTCGTTATAGATCTGGGCTAGCTCATTCTGCAAAGCAAAATGACATGGAGGGACCAGTGAAGCGCTTCCGTTATAATGTCGCAGACAGTTATGTCTCTCGTTATAGGAACGCTCCAGATTTCTTTGGCAAAGATACTCCCAAGTGCCATGGCAGGATCATCGATAGCCAAATTGGTGATATACCAGGGAAGTTCAAGGAAGATAGAGTGCCATTTACATATCAAAGAGAAGCGAAGTATGATGTTGATTCCAAGTCATCTGGGGTGCAAGAAGGTGAGGATGAGATGGCTTGA